A single genomic interval of Rhinopithecus roxellana isolate Shanxi Qingling chromosome 11, ASM756505v1, whole genome shotgun sequence harbors:
- the BAMBI gene encoding BMP and activin membrane-bound inhibitor homolog, translating to MDRHSSYIFIWLQLELCAMAVLLTKGEIRCYCDAAHCVATGYMCKSELSACFSRLLDPQNSNSPLTHGCLDSLASTADICQAKQARNHSGTTMPTLECCHEDMCNYRGLHDVLSPPKGEASGQGNRYQHDGSRNLITKVQELTSSKELWFRAAVIAVPIAGGLILVLLVMLALRMLRSENKRLQDQRQQMLSRLHYSFHGHHSKKGQVAKLDLECMVPVSGHENCCLTCDKMRQADLSNDKILSLVHWGMYSGHGKLEFV from the exons gTGAAATTCGATGCTACTGTGATGCTGCCCACTGTGTAGCCACTGGTTATATGTGTAAATCTGAGCTCAGCGCCTGCTTCTCTAGACTTCTTGATCCTCAGAACTCAAATTCCCCACTCACCCATGGCTGCCTGGACTCTCTTGCAAGCACGGCAGACATCTGCCAAGCCAAACAGGCCCGAAACCACTctggcaccaccatgcccacatTGGAATGCTGTCATGAAGACATGTGCAATTACAGAGGACTGCACGATGTTCTCTCTCCTCCCAAGGGTGAGGCCTCAG GACAAGGAAACAGGTATCAGCATGATGGTAGCAGAAACCTTATCACCAAGGTGCAGGAGCTGACTTCTTCCAAAGAGTTGTGGTTCCGGGCCGCAGTCATTGCTGTGCCCATTGCTGGAGGGCTGATTTTAGTGTTGCTTGTTATGTTGGCCCTGAGGATGCTTAGAAGTGAAAACAAGAGGCTGCAGGATCAGCGGCAACAGATGCTCTCCCGTTTGCACTACAGCTTTCACGGACACCATTCCAAGAAGGGGCAGGTTGCAAAGTTAGACTTGGAATGCATGGTGCCGGTCAGTGGGCACGAGAACTGCTGTCTGACCTGTGATAAAATGAGACAAGCAGACCTCAGCAATGATAAGATCCTCTCGCTCGTTCACTGGGGCATGTACAGTGGGCACGGGAAGCTGGAATTCGTATGA